The genomic DNA GCTGGCTGCACATCGTCGAGGAGGAGCTGGAGAAGGCCGCCGACTACGCCGCCTTCTCCGAGTGGGTGAAGGCGCAGGGCTTCACCGACGCCGTCGTGCTCGGCATGGGCGGGTCGAGCCTCGGCCCGGAGGTCCTGAGCCTGACCTACGGCCAGCGCGAGGGCTTCCCCAAGCTCCAGATCCTCGACTCGACCCACCCGGATCAGGTGCGCGCCCTCGAGGCGAGCATCGACCTGGGCAGGACCCTGTTCATCGTCGCCTCCAAGTCCGGCTCGACGCTGGAGCCGAACGTCTTCCGCGACTACTTCCTGGCCCGCGCCAAGGACGTGCTCGGCGACCGGGCCGGCGACCATTTCGTGGCCGTGACCGATCCCGGCTCCGACATGGAGCGCGCCGCGCAGAGCGATAAGTTCAAGAAGATCTTCTACGGCGTGAAGCAGATCGGCGGGCGCTACTCGGTGCTCTCGGCCTTCGGCCTCGTGCCGGCCGCCGCCATGGGCCTCGACGTGAAGGCGCTCCTCGAGACCGCCCGCATCATGGTCCGCTCCTGCGGCCCGGCCGTGCCGCCGGCCGTGAATCCGGGCGTCCTGCTGGGCACGGCCATCGGCGCTGCGGCGCTCGCCGGCCGCGACAAGGTGACGATCGTCGCCTCCCCGGCGATCGCGAGCTTCGGCGCCTGGGCCGAGCAGCTGATCGCGGAATCGACCGGCAAGCAGGGCAAGGGCCTCGTGCCGGTGGACGGCGAGCCGGTCGGCGTTCCGGCGGTCTACGGCCACGACCGGTTCTTCGTCTACCTCCGCCTCGACGGCAACGCCGAGGCCTCGCAGGACGAGGCCCTGCGCGCCCTGGAGCGGGACGGCCACCCGATCGCCCGCATCACCCTCGACTCGATCGAGCAGCTGCCGCAGGAATTCTACCGCCTGGAGATGGCGACCGCGGTGGCCGGCGCGGTGATCGGGATCAACCCGTTCGACCAGCCCGACGTCGAGGCCAGCAAGGTCGAGACCAAGAAGCTGTTCGCCGAGGCCGAGGCGAAGGGCGCCCTCCCCGCCGAGACGCCGCTCTTCTCCGACGACGCTATCGCGCTCTACGCCGATCCGCGCAATGCCGAGGGTCTGCCGCAGGCGACCGACGGCCTGGAGGCCGCGCTCAAGGCGCAGGTCGCGCGGCTCAAGGACGGCGATTACCTCGGCCTGCTCGCCTACGTGCCGCGCGATGCCGAGGCCGCCGGCATCCTCCAGGAGGCGCGGATCGCCGTGCGCGACGCCCGCAAGGTGGCGACCTGCCTCGAGTTCGGGCCGCGGTTCCTGCACTCCACCGGCCAGGCCTACAAGGGCGGCCCGGATACCGGCGTGTTCCTGCAGATCACCGCGGATCCGTCGCAGGATCTCCCGATCCCGGGCCGGTCCCTCGGCTTCGCCACGGTGGTGGCCGCGCAGGCACGGGGCGATTTCGCCGTGCTGGCCGAGCGCGGCCGGCGGGCGCTGCGGGTCCACATCAAGGGCGACCTCGAGGCCGGGCTGAAGCGCGTCGCGGCCGCCCTCAAGGCCGCGGTGGCGTAGGCGCACCTTTCCCCCTCCCCGGTTTCAGGGAGGGGAGACTCTGAGGAGATCGGCAATGCAACTCGGCATGATCGGCCTCGGCCGGATGGGCGGCAACATCGTCCGGCGCCTCCTGCGCGACGGGCACACGGCCGTGGTGTTCGACCAGAACCCGGCGGCCGTCGCCGCCCTGGTCGAGGCCGGCGCGGTCGGCGCGTCGAGCCTGGAGGACCTGGTCTCCAAGCTGGAGGTGCCGCGCGCGGCCTGGGTGATGCTGCCGGCCGGGGCGATCACCGAGCAGACCGTCCAGGCGCTCTCGGGGCTGATGCAGGCGGACGACTGCATCATCGACGGCGGCAACTCGTTCTACGGCGACGATGTCCGCCGCGGGGCCGCCCTGAAGGAGAAGGGCCTGCACTACGTGGATGTCGGCACCTCGGGCGGCGTCTGGGGCCTGGAGCGCGGCTACTGCATGATGATCGGCGGGGACAAGGAAGCCGTCGACCGCCTCGACCCGATCTTCAAGACCCTGGCGCCCGGCGTCGGTGACATCCCGAAGACGCCGAACCGCGAGGGGCGCGACCCCCGCGCCGAGCAGGGCTACATCCACGCGGGTCCGACCGGCGCCGGCCACTTCGTGAAGATGGTCCATAACGGCATCGAGTATGGCCTGATGCAGGCCTACGCGGAGGGTTTCGACATCCTCCGCCATGCGAATTCCGCGGACCTGCCGGCCGAGCGCCGCTTCGATCTCAACATGGGCGACATCGCCGAGGTCTGGCGCCGCGGCAGCGTCGTCTCGTCCTGGCTCCTCGACCTGACCGCCCAGGCGCTCGCGGGCGACGAGCAGCTCACCGACTTCTCCGGCTACGTCGAGGATTCGGGCGAGGGCCGCTGGACCATCAACGCCGCCGTCGAGGAGGGCGTCCCCGCGACGGTGCTCTCGGCCGCCCTCTACCGCCGCTTCCGCTCGCGCGAGCACGCGAGCTACGCCGACAAGCTGCTCTCGGCGATGCGCAAGGGCTTCGGCGGTCACCAGGAGCCGAAGGGCTGAGCGGGACGCCCGCGGACCGCCCCGTCCGACCCCCGAAGCCGCAGGGCCTGAACCCATGAGCCTTCCCGTCGGAACGCACGTCCTGAAGGATCCGGAGGCGGTCGCCCGCGAGGCGGCCGAGCGGATCATCGTGGCCTGCGGCGAGACTCGGTCCGAGCGGATCGCGCTCTGCCTCTCGGGCGGCTCGACCCCCAAGGTGCTGTACGGCCTGCTCGCCGGGCCGGATTACGCGGCCCGGGTGCCGTGGGAGCGGATCCACTGGTTCTTCGGGGACGACCGCGCGGTGCCGTGGGACGACCCGCGCAGCAATGTCCGGATGGTCCGGGAAGCGTTCGGCCGCGGATCCCGGATCCCGCCGACGCATCTCCACTTCATCCCCTCGGACGCGGGCCCCGAGGCGGGCGCCCGCGCCTACGAGCGGACGCTCCTCGACTTCTACGGCGCCGACAGCCTCGATCCGGCCCGCCCGCTGTTCGATCTCGTGCTGCTCGGCCTGGGCGAGGACGGCCACACCGCCTCGCTGTTTCCCGGCAAGCCCGCCGTCGACGAGACCCGGCGGCTCGTCGTCGCCGTGCCGGAGGCCGGCCTGGAGCCGTTCGTCCCCCGGATCAGCCTGACGTTGCCGGCGCTCGCGTCTTCCCGGCACGTGCTGTTCCTCGTCACCGGTGCCGGCAAGCGGACCCCGCTGGCCCGGCTCGCCGCGGGCGAGGCGCTGCCCGCCGGCCGCGTGACCAGCACCGGCGCCGTGGCGTGGTTGCTGGACGAGGCCGCGGCCGGCTGAGGCCGGCTGCCGCTCCCGCGTCCCGCGGCGGGACCCTCCGCGCGGGTCCCGCCGCGTCGTCCGGGTGGACGCGCCGGCGTCGGGCTCGCGGGGTTCTCCGCCCTCGCGCAACACGGTTTCTCGCGGCCGCGCTTTCGCGCAATGACTTTGCCGCACCGGGCGATATCGGGTGCGAGAACGCAACCCGCCCACGCAGGACCTTGGGTACTCTTCGCGCAGCCTCGTGAAGGGCACCGAAGGAGACTGGCCGATGCCGCAGACCGCGACCCCGAACGACGTCGAGGCGATGCTGGCGAACCTCGCCCGCTCCGCGGGCCGGTCGCCGGAGGCCTACCTGGCCTCGGCCCGGTCCACCCTGGTCCGCATCCTGGCGCAGCCGGACCTGCTCGACCCGTCGCGGCTGGTCGGCCAGGGGCCCGGCCTGAGCCGGAACCTCCTGTTCGGCACCGAGGCGATCAGCGTCTGGGCGATGGTCTGGGCGCCCGGCACGGTGACGCCGGTCCACGACCACCACTGCTCGTGCTGCTTCGGCCTGTTGCGCGGCAGCCTCCGGGAGACGTGGTACCGCCCGATCAGCGAGACCCACGCCGTGGCGACCATGGACGCCGTCCGCGAGCCCGGCTTCGTCGCCTGCATGATGCCCACGGGGCCGAACCTGCACCGGATCGCCAATGACGGGCCGGAAGCGGCCGTCTCGATCCACGTCTACGGCTACGACCACCGGGCGCAGGACTCGTCGATCCACCGGACCTACGCGGTGGCGGCGGGCTGAGCCCCGCCGCAGCGCGGTCGCCTCACGCCACGTAGATCGTCGGGACGGCGGTCGTGTACTTCATCTCCTCCATGGCGATGGAGGAGGACAGATTCGAGAAGTCGAGCTTGGCGATGAGGCGCTGGTAGACCGCGTCGTAGGCCTCGATGTCGGGCACGACGATCCGCAGCAGGTAGTCGATCTCGCCGGTCAGGCGCCACGCCTCGACGATCTCCGGGAAGCCGGCGACCACCCGCCGGAAGGCGTCCGACCAGTCTGCGGCGTGGCGCGGCGCCTTCACGGCCACGAACACCGTGGTGGGGACGTTGACCTTGCGGCGATCCACCAGGGCGACCCGGCGACGGATCACTCCGGACGCCTCCAGCTTCTTCACCCGCCGCCAGCACGGCGCCGCGCTGATGCCGACCTGCTCGGCGAGCTCGGCCACCGGGAGCGTCGCGTCCTGCTGGAGGAGATCGAGGATCTTCCGGTCGACGGCGTCCATGCGATCGCTGCTCCCGTCTGCGGGTCCGGGCCGGACTACAGGGCGAAATGCTTCGAGAGCTTGAGCCCCTGGGCCTGGTAGTTCGAGCCGGCCCCGGCCCCGTAGAGCGTCTCCGGCAGGTCGAGCATCCGCTCGTAGACGAGGCGGCCGACGATCTGCCCGTCCTCCAGGAGGAACGGCACGTCGCGGGAGCGGACCTCCAGCACGGCCCGCGCGCCCGCCCCGCCCGCCCCGGCATAGCCGAAGCCCGGGTCGAAGAAGCCCGCGTAGTGGACCCGGAACTCGCCCACCAGAGGATCGAACGGCACCATCTCGGCGGCGTGGTCCGGCGGGACCTGCACGGCCTCCTTCGAGGCCAGGATGTAGAACTGGCCGGGGTCGAGGATCAGGCTGCCCGACCCGTCGGCGGCGAGGGGCTCCCAGAAATCCGCGGCCCGGTGGCGGCCGGGGGCGTCCACGTCGACGAGGCCGGTGTGGCGCTTCGCCCGGTAACCCACGAGGCCGTCGAAGCCGGCGAGGTCCACCGAGACCGCGACGCCGCCCTGGAAGGACGGGCTGCCGGCGTCGACCAGGGCCGAGCGGGCGTGCAGCAGGCCGAGCTCGACCTCGGTCAGCCGCGGCGCCCCGCGGCGGAAGCGGATCTGCGACAGCCGCGAGCCGCTGCGCACGAGGACCGGGAAGGTGCGCGGCGAGATCTCCGCGTAGAGCGGCCCGTCGTAGCCGGGCTCGACCTGGTCGAAGGCCTCGCCGCGGTCGGTGATCACGCGGGTGAAGACGTCGATGCGCCCGGTCGAGCTCTTCGGGTTCGCGGCCGCCGCGAGATCGGCCGGCAGGGCGAGGCTCTCCTGGAGCTCCGCGATGTAGACGCAGCCCGTCTCCAGGACGGCGCCCGGGCGCAGGTCGACGGCGTGCAGCGACAGCCGGTCGACGCAGGCCTGGACCGTCCGTCCCGAGCCGGGCAGGAAGCTCGTCCGAACCCGGTAGGCCTTGGCGCCGAGGCGCAGGTCGAGGCTCGCGGGCTGGATCTGGTCGGGGGCGAAGGGGCTCGCGGTCCGGATGCCGCCCGCCTGGGCCAGGGCGGCGATCGCCTGGGCCGGCAGAATGCCGGATCGGCCGTCCGCGCTCGACTCGGCGGCTCCCGTGGCTGCGCCCGCGTTCATCGCGCCCCTGACTCCTTCGCGCGCCCCGGCCGGTCCGCGTCACTCCGATCAGCGTTGTCCGTCGGGACCCGCTAACGCGGGCTTAACCGCTTCCGCAGGCCGCGTCATGCCGGCGCCGCGCCCCGCCGGGGGGCCGGCGTCGCGCGAGGTAGTCCGCCGCAATTGACGACGATTCCGCCGCCCACTACCACCGGCCGGGAAGCGCGTTCCATTCGGCTTCAGCGAGTCGTACCGTCCGAAGAAGGGCCAAATAGGGCGATGTACAAGGCCGAGACGCGGGGAATAAGTGTGACGGTTCAGTCTCGTTTCGTCGAGGAGGAGTCCTCGCCGACCGAGAGCCGCTACTTCTTCGCCTACACGGTCGAGATCGTGAACAACGGCAGCGAGCAGGTCCAGCTGCGCTCGCGCCACTGGCGGATCATCGACGGCCACGGCGCCTGCCAGGAGGTGCGCGGCACCGGGGTGGTCGGCAAGCAGCCGGTGCTGGAGCCGGGCGAGTCCTTCTGCTACACCAGCGGCTGTCCGCTCAACACGCCCGACGGGTTGATGGCCGGCAGCTACACCATGGCGACGGTGGCCGGCGAGAGCTTCGAGGCCGAGATCCCCGCCTTCTCCCTCGACAGCCCGCACGTCCGCCGCAGCCTGCACTGAGGTCCCGGCCGGGGCCTCGCCCCGGAGGAATCCATGTCCGCGACCGGCGAGCGGCTGAGCCCGCTCGACATGCTCGCCCGCCTCGTGTCCTTCGATACGGAGAGCGACAAGTCCAACCTCGCCCTGATCGACGCCGTCAGCGCCTATCTCGACGGCTGGGACGTCCCGTACCTGCGTCTCCCGAACGCGGCGGGCGACAAGGCCGCCATCCTCGCGACGGTCGGCCCGATGGTCGACGGCGGCGTCGTCCTGTCCGGCCATACCGACGTGGTGCCGGTGACGGGCCAGGCCTGGACCAGCGACCCGTTCACCCTGCGCGTCGCCGACGGCCGGGCCTACGGACGGGGCGCGGTCGACATGAAGGGCTTCGACGCGCTGGCCCTGGCCCTGGTGCCCGACATGATCGCCGCCGGCCTGAAGCGGCCGATCCACATCCTGCTCTCCTACGACGAGGAGACGACCTGCCTCGGCTCGATGGACGGGATCGCGCGGTTCGGCGACGGCCTGCCCCGCCCGGCCGCGGTGATCGTCGGCGAGCCCACCGGGATGGAGGTGGCGGACGCCCACAAGAGCATCGTCACCTGCCTCACCACAGTCCACGGCCACGAGGCCCATTCCGCCCGCCCGGCCCTCGGCGCGAACGCCGTGTCGGCCGCCTGCGACCTCGTCGCCGGCCTCAACCGGATCGCCGACCTGATGATCGAGCGCGGCGACCCGTCCGGGCGGTTCGATCCCGCCTCGACCACGGTCCATGTCGGGACGATCCAGGGCGGCACCGCGCGCAACATCCTCGCCAAGGAGTGCCGCTTCCTCTGGGAGTATCGCGGCCTGCCCGATCTCGACCCGGCCGAGATCCCGCGGCTCTTCGCGGCCGAGGTCGAGCGGGTCACCCGCGAGCGCCTCAACCGCTACGGCGCGTACGGGCGGATCGAGACGCTGGAGGAGGTCGACATTCCGGGCCTCGCTCCGGAGCCGGGCTCGGAGGCCGAGCGCCTCTGCCTGCGCCTCGCGGGACGCAACCGCACCGTCGCGGTCCCCTACGCCACGGAGGCCGGGCGCTTCCAGGCGGCGGGTCTCCCGACGGTGGTCTGCGGCCCCGGCGACATCGCCCAGGCGCACCAGCCCGACGAGTTCATCACCCTCGATGCCCTGGGCCAGGGTGAGCACTTCCTGCGCAAGCTGATCGAGGTGGGTGCGTCATGAATGCGGTGACCGGTATCACCATCAAGCTGCGCCCGCTGGAGCGGGAGGACCTGCGCTTCGTCCACCAGCTCAACAACAACGACAGCATCATGCGCTACTGGTTCGAGGAGGCCTACGAGTCCTTCGCCGAACTGCAGCAGCTCTACGAGCGCAACATCCACAATCAGACCGAGCGGCGCTTCATCGTGGCCGACCCGAGCGGGGAGCCGGCCGGGCTGATCGAGCTCGTCGAGATCAACCACCTGCACCGGCGCTGCGAGTTCCAGATCGCGATCCACCCGAGCTTCCAGGGCCGCGGCTACGCGTGGCAGGCCACCCGGATCGCCATGGATTACGCCTTCAGCGTGCTCAACATCCACAAGCTCTACCTGCATGTCGACCGGGACAATGCCCGGGCCGTGCGGATCTACGAGCGCTGCGGCTTCCACCCCGAGGGCGTGCTGAAGGACGAGTTCTTCGTGAACGGGCGCTACCGCGACGCCGTGCGGATGTGCCTGTTCCAGCCCGAATATCTCAGGGCCCGCGGCGGCGGCGGCGACATCGCGGAGCCTGTCCTGAAGGCCTGAACCGGGTCCCGCCCGCGGGCGCCGTCGACCCGAAACGAAGAGGGGGGAGGAGCCGGTCGGCTCCCCCCCCCCAAGCTCACGCTTTTCAGTTGCGGCCGGCACCGCCCGCCTGGCCGCCGGCCCGGCCGGCGCCCTGGGCGCCGCCCATGGCGCCGTTGCCGCCCGTGCTGCCGCTCATGCCGCCGCGCTCCGCGCCGCCGGTCCGGCCGCCCTCGGCGCCGGACTTCATGCCGCCCTGCTGGCCGCCGCGATCCGACGCGTTGCGGATGCCGTCCTGCTGGCCGCCGCGCATGTCGCTGTTGCGCACGCCGTCGTTCTTGCCCTCCTGACGGGACGCCTTGTCCATCCCGCGATCCTGGCCGCGGTCGTTGCGGTCCGTCCGGCCGTCGTTGCGGCCCTCGTTGCGCGACGCGTTGCGGATGCCGTCCCGCTCGCCGCGATTGTCGAAGCGCGCCCCGGCGCGCTGCTCGGAGCGGAAGCTCGCGCTGACCGCGCCGCCGCCGCTCAGGCGCCGGTACTCGGCGGAGCCGTAGCGCACCCGCTGGCCGCGGATCGTCACGAAGCGGTCTTCCTGGACGGAGACGAGGCGGCGGTACTCGGGGGAGCCGTACACCACGCGCTGGCCCCGGATCACGACGTAGCGCGCGCGCGGGCCGGTCTCGCGGACGCTGACCAGGCGGCGGTACTCGGGCGAGCCGTAGAGCACCCGCTGGCCGCGGATCACGACGTAGCGCGCGCGCGGGCCGCGGTTCTCGGTGACGACGAGGCGGCGATACTCCGGCGAGCCGTACACGACCCGGCGGCCGCCGATGAACACGTAGCGGCCCTCGCGGCGGAAGCCGCCCTCGACCCGCTCGGACCGGACATCCGTCCGGCTCACGTCCGCCCGGCCGCGGAAGTCGGTGCGGTCGGCGCGACGGTCACCGCGGCGGTCGCCGCGATCGGCACGCGCGCCGTCGCGATCCCCGCGCTCGTCGCGGTCGGCGCGATCGCCGCGGCGGTCGCCCCGCTCGGCGCCGGCCCTGTCCTGAGCCGTGCGATCCTGGGCCATGCGATCCTGGCCCGTGCGGGCCTCGCCGCCGGCCTCGCGGCCCTGCGCGGACCGACCCGCCTCGGCGCCGGAGCGGTCGGACGCCGCCTGGCGACCGCCCTGCATGCCGCTCTGCATGCCGCCGCGGTCGCCGCCACCGGCCTTCATGCCGGACTCGGCGCCACCCTGACCGCCGCGACCGCCCATCCCGGCGCCGCGATCGGCGCCACCCTGCTGGGCATAGGCCGAGGTGCTGATCAGCAGCGCGGCCAATCCGATCGACAATTTCCGCATGGCGTACCCTCCAATGTTGAATCTGCCACGCAACGTCAAAGGTCGCGAAACGGTTCAGCCTGGAGGGCTCAAAAATTTACGCAACGAATACCGATCTTCGTGCGTTTCGCGCGGAAAAGCTTGGCCGTAGACGCGGGCATGCTGGTCCGCAGGCCCGCTGTCCTGCGCTCTACTGGCTCGGCTGTCCGGCGATCTCGGCCTCGACCTCCTGGGGATCGAGGTCGTAGCGCCGGGAGCAGAACTCGCAGGTGATGACGATGCGCCCGTCATCCGCCACCATGTCGTGCCGTTCCTGCGGCGAGAACGAGCGGATCATGCCCATCACGCGCTCCCGCGAGCAGCGGCATGTCTCCTGGACCGGCTGACGGTCGAACACCCGCACGCCGCGCTCGTGGAACAGCCGGTAAAGCAGCCGCTCGCTGGACACGTGCGGATCGACCAGCTCGTGGTCCTCGATGGTCGCGACCAGCGAGCGGGCCTCGACCCAGGCATCGTCCTCCGGCGCCTCCCCCGAGAGATGCGCGTGGCCCTCCGGGATGTCGCCCGGGGGCAGGTCGGCGAGGCGCGCCCGGTCCACCGACTGGGGCAGGAACTGCACGAGCAGGCCGCCGGCCCGCCAGCGCCCGGCCCCCTCCTCCACGGCCTCGGCCACGGCGAGGCGCACCTGCGTGGGGATCTGCTCCGACTGGCGGAAATACTGGTGCGCGGCCTCCTCCAGGCTCTGGCCCTCGAGGGCGACGACGCCCTGGTAGCGGCTCGCGGCGGTGCCCTGGTCGATGGTCATGGCGAGATGGCCGGTGCCGATCAGCTCGGCATCCTTGAGCGGCCCGGCGCCGAGGGCGGCGACCCGCTCCGGCTCGAACCGCGCGGTGGCGCGCAGCCGGTCCGGGGCCTCGAAATCGACCACGATCATCGCGACCGGACCGTCGGTCTTGGTCTGGAGCTGGAACCGGCCCTCGAACTTGAGCGAGGAGCCGAGCAGCACCGTCAGCGCCGCCGCCTCGCCGAGGAGGCGCGCCACCGGGTCCGGGTAGCCGTGGCGGCGCAGGATCGTGTCCACGGCGGGACCGAGCCGGACGACGCGCCCGCGCACGTCCAGCGCCTCGACGGCGAAGGGCAGCACGGCGTCGTCCGCGCCGGCGTGGCCGTTGCCGGCATTCTCGGCCCGCGACTGGGATGGCGACTGGGGGTGCGACTGCGTTCCTGAGGTCATGCCCTCTCCGATCGATGCGTCCGGCCTCTCGTGCCGGCAGAGCGTGGATCCGTCCTCCCGGGGGCCGGGCGGCGTGAGGCGATGACCTTGGCGGAGCGATCGGATCCCTCACCCCGTCCAGCCCGGAGCGGGAGCGGCGGCGCAGCGCGCCCCGTTCGTCGCCGGGATGCCGCCTTCCGGCGGCCGCGATGGGGAGACGGACGGCACGGGCCGCCCGCTCACGCCTATATGGTGCCCCGACCCCGCGAGCGCGAGGCCGGACGTGGCGACCGCGGGCTCAGAGCCCGCTGGCGCCCAGGCACCAGGCCAGGATGCCCTTCTGCGCGTGCAGGCGGTTCTCGGCCTCGTCGAACACCACGGAGCGCGGGCCGTCCATCACCTCGGCCGTCACCTCCTCGCCGCGGTGGGCCGGGAGGCAGTGCATGAAGATCGCGTCCGGGTTCGCCGCCGCCATCAGCGCGTCGTTGACCTGATAGGGGCTCAGCAGGTTGTGCCGGTGCGCCTCGTCGTCGTCGCCCATCGACACCCAGCAATCGGTGACCACCGCATCGACGCCGTCCACGGCCGCGAAGGCGTCGGTGGTGACGTGGACGTCGGCACCCTCCTGCTGCGCCCAGGCGAGGAGCGCCGGCGGCGGCGCGAGTTCCGGCGGGCTCGCGATGTTCAGGGTGAAGTCGAACCGGGCGGCGGCGTGAACCCAGCTCGCCAGCACGTTGTTCGCATCGCCCGACCACGCGACCTTGCGGCCCCGGATCGGCCCGCGATGCTCCTCGAAGGTCAGCACGTCGGCCATGATCTGGCACGGGTGCGAGACCTTGGTCAGCGCGTTGATCACCGGGACGGTGGCGTACTCGGCCAGCTCCAGCATCTGACCGTGGTCGAGGATGCGGATCATGATCGCGTCGACGAAGCGCGAGAGCACCTGCGCGGTGTCGCCGATGGTCTCGCCGCGGCCGAGCTGCATCTCGGAGCCG from Methylobacterium radiotolerans JCM 2831 includes the following:
- a CDS encoding cysteine dioxygenase, which codes for MPQTATPNDVEAMLANLARSAGRSPEAYLASARSTLVRILAQPDLLDPSRLVGQGPGLSRNLLFGTEAISVWAMVWAPGTVTPVHDHHCSCCFGLLRGSLRETWYRPISETHAVATMDAVREPGFVACMMPTGPNLHRIANDGPEAAVSIHVYGYDHRAQDSSIHRTYAVAAG
- the apaG gene encoding Co2+/Mg2+ efflux protein ApaG, encoding MYKAETRGISVTVQSRFVEEESSPTESRYFFAYTVEIVNNGSEQVQLRSRHWRIIDGHGACQEVRGTGVVGKQPVLEPGESFCYTSGCPLNTPDGLMAGSYTMATVAGESFEAEIPAFSLDSPHVRRSLH
- a CDS encoding Hsp33 family molecular chaperone; protein product: MTSGTQSHPQSPSQSRAENAGNGHAGADDAVLPFAVEALDVRGRVVRLGPAVDTILRRHGYPDPVARLLGEAAALTVLLGSSLKFEGRFQLQTKTDGPVAMIVVDFEAPDRLRATARFEPERVAALGAGPLKDAELIGTGHLAMTIDQGTAASRYQGVVALEGQSLEEAAHQYFRQSEQIPTQVRLAVAEAVEEGAGRWRAGGLLVQFLPQSVDRARLADLPPGDIPEGHAHLSGEAPEDDAWVEARSLVATIEDHELVDPHVSSERLLYRLFHERGVRVFDRQPVQETCRCSRERVMGMIRSFSPQERHDMVADDGRIVITCEFCSRRYDLDPQEVEAEIAGQPSQ
- the gnd gene encoding phosphogluconate dehydrogenase (NAD(+)-dependent, decarboxylating), which translates into the protein MQLGMIGLGRMGGNIVRRLLRDGHTAVVFDQNPAAVAALVEAGAVGASSLEDLVSKLEVPRAAWVMLPAGAITEQTVQALSGLMQADDCIIDGGNSFYGDDVRRGAALKEKGLHYVDVGTSGGVWGLERGYCMMIGGDKEAVDRLDPIFKTLAPGVGDIPKTPNREGRDPRAEQGYIHAGPTGAGHFVKMVHNGIEYGLMQAYAEGFDILRHANSADLPAERRFDLNMGDIAEVWRRGSVVSSWLLDLTAQALAGDEQLTDFSGYVEDSGEGRWTINAAVEEGVPATVLSAALYRRFRSREHASYADKLLSAMRKGFGGHQEPKG
- the pgl gene encoding 6-phosphogluconolactonase, whose protein sequence is MSLPVGTHVLKDPEAVAREAAERIIVACGETRSERIALCLSGGSTPKVLYGLLAGPDYAARVPWERIHWFFGDDRAVPWDDPRSNVRMVREAFGRGSRIPPTHLHFIPSDAGPEAGARAYERTLLDFYGADSLDPARPLFDLVLLGLGEDGHTASLFPGKPAVDETRRLVVAVPEAGLEPFVPRISLTLPALASSRHVLFLVTGAGKRTPLARLAAGEALPAGRVTSTGAVAWLLDEAAAG
- a CDS encoding bifunctional transaldolase/phosoglucose isomerase — encoded protein: MNALKALHDEQDQAVWLDFVARGFIAKGELKQLVERDGLRGVTSNPSIFEKAIGHSDEYDDSLKAVQATGDSRVIDLYEGLAIADIQAAADVLRPVYEASDGADGYVSLEVSPYLALDTEETLAEARRLHKAVSRDNLMVKVPATPQGIPAIRQLTSEGISINVTLLFSQEAYEAVARAFIDGLDERAKAGHDVSRIASVASFFISRIDVLVDKLLDEKIAEANDPDEKIALEQLKGKVAIANAKLAYQRYKRIFAESKWTALAEKGAKAQRLLWASTGVKNKAYSDVLYVEELIGPNTVNTMPPATMDAFRDHGVVRATIEEDVPGAEAVMAKLARTGIDIETIAEQLVREGVQLFIDAADNLLGAVAGKRAALLGHRLDGQSLAMDDTLAAEAKKAVESWRASGSIRRLWAGDASVWSGHDEANWLGWLHIVEEELEKAADYAAFSEWVKAQGFTDAVVLGMGGSSLGPEVLSLTYGQREGFPKLQILDSTHPDQVRALEASIDLGRTLFIVASKSGSTLEPNVFRDYFLARAKDVLGDRAGDHFVAVTDPGSDMERAAQSDKFKKIFYGVKQIGGRYSVLSAFGLVPAAAMGLDVKALLETARIMVRSCGPAVPPAVNPGVLLGTAIGAAALAGRDKVTIVASPAIASFGAWAEQLIAESTGKQGKGLVPVDGEPVGVPAVYGHDRFFVYLRLDGNAEASQDEALRALERDGHPIARITLDSIEQLPQEFYRLEMATAVAGAVIGINPFDQPDVEASKVETKKLFAEAEAKGALPAETPLFSDDAIALYADPRNAEGLPQATDGLEAALKAQVARLKDGDYLGLLAYVPRDAEAAGILQEARIAVRDARKVATCLEFGPRFLHSTGQAYKGGPDTGVFLQITADPSQDLPIPGRSLGFATVVAAQARGDFAVLAERGRRALRVHIKGDLEAGLKRVAAALKAAVA
- the argE gene encoding acetylornithine deacetylase translates to MSATGERLSPLDMLARLVSFDTESDKSNLALIDAVSAYLDGWDVPYLRLPNAAGDKAAILATVGPMVDGGVVLSGHTDVVPVTGQAWTSDPFTLRVADGRAYGRGAVDMKGFDALALALVPDMIAAGLKRPIHILLSYDEETTCLGSMDGIARFGDGLPRPAAVIVGEPTGMEVADAHKSIVTCLTTVHGHEAHSARPALGANAVSAACDLVAGLNRIADLMIERGDPSGRFDPASTTVHVGTIQGGTARNILAKECRFLWEYRGLPDLDPAEIPRLFAAEVERVTRERLNRYGAYGRIETLEEVDIPGLAPEPGSEAERLCLRLAGRNRTVAVPYATEAGRFQAAGLPTVVCGPGDIAQAHQPDEFITLDALGQGEHFLRKLIEVGAS
- the argF gene encoding ornithine carbamoyltransferase; translated protein: MKAQIDGRAHAPARHLNGAGPRHFLDLKDFSGAELRRVLDASAAIKARRRKGELAAERPLTGKTLAMVFDRPSTRTRVSFDVAMRELGGETLMLTGSEMQLGRGETIGDTAQVLSRFVDAIMIRILDHGQMLELAEYATVPVINALTKVSHPCQIMADVLTFEEHRGPIRGRKVAWSGDANNVLASWVHAAARFDFTLNIASPPELAPPPALLAWAQQEGADVHVTTDAFAAVDGVDAVVTDCWVSMGDDDEAHRHNLLSPYQVNDALMAAANPDAIFMHCLPAHRGEEVTAEVMDGPRSVVFDEAENRLHAQKGILAWCLGASGL
- a CDS encoding Lrp/AsnC family transcriptional regulator, which codes for MDAVDRKILDLLQQDATLPVAELAEQVGISAAPCWRRVKKLEASGVIRRRVALVDRRKVNVPTTVFVAVKAPRHAADWSDAFRRVVAGFPEIVEAWRLTGEIDYLLRIVVPDIEAYDAVYQRLIAKLDFSNLSSSIAMEEMKYTTAVPTIYVA
- a CDS encoding 2'-deoxycytidine 5'-triphosphate deaminase yields the protein MNAGAATGAAESSADGRSGILPAQAIAALAQAGGIRTASPFAPDQIQPASLDLRLGAKAYRVRTSFLPGSGRTVQACVDRLSLHAVDLRPGAVLETGCVYIAELQESLALPADLAAAANPKSSTGRIDVFTRVITDRGEAFDQVEPGYDGPLYAEISPRTFPVLVRSGSRLSQIRFRRGAPRLTEVELGLLHARSALVDAGSPSFQGGVAVSVDLAGFDGLVGYRAKRHTGLVDVDAPGRHRAADFWEPLAADGSGSLILDPGQFYILASKEAVQVPPDHAAEMVPFDPLVGEFRVHYAGFFDPGFGYAGAGGAGARAVLEVRSRDVPFLLEDGQIVGRLVYERMLDLPETLYGAGAGSNYQAQGLKLSKHFAL